The genomic segment TACTAAACGGCTTTGTGATCCAAGCCCGAATTCCTTGAGCAACTAACTTTTCCTTCATTGCAGTTTGGGACTCGGTTGTTAACATAACTATAGGAAGGAATTGATAGTTACCGGAAGATTTGATCTTTTCGACAAACTCGACTCCGTCCATGATAGGCATATTCACATCGCAGACTATTAGTTTGAGATCTGAGCTTAATAACTCTAAACCTTGAGCACCGTTTTCGGCTTCTAAAACTTCGTACCCTTTTGACTCGAGGGTTACCTTCACT from the Leptospira andrefontaineae genome contains:
- a CDS encoding response regulator; the encoded protein is MSKKILIVDDSPAQRKLVKVTLESKGYEVLEAENGAQGLELLSSDLKLIVCDVNMPIMDGVEFVEKIKSSGNYQFLPIVMLTTESQTAMKEKLVAQGIRAWITKPFSMDQLLSSVSKLVV